The proteins below come from a single Deltaproteobacteria bacterium genomic window:
- a CDS encoding methyl-accepting chemotaxis protein gives MRWTITRRIGALILLMQALFLGAIIVQLMGAGAIREALTTSRAHATRTRDVTVRMALRAKNAELSAIQVQQWLTDISATRGQDGLDDGFDQAERHAVALREALEAFRAHYQEAGDDEGVRRIEDTKIAFESYYDQGKKMARAYIDGGSSAGNALMSDFDAVAVTFSQRFHPLVAEHVAALDHSMGEIDQTFGTIDDTIAEAISTIRIALLLAIVVGVVVLLVVRQIARPIVTIAEEAQRMAEGNLDALHIEATSRSDEVGVLQNSFVSMATSLRSVIHSLRDSVVQVSSSSAQISSIAKEYSATAAEQASSFAQVSTTVEELSQTGKAAAENARRVVDAAVEAADSAQGGIEAIGNAVGTVDTIGARVESIAEKILELRERNAQIGEIGETVNDLAEQSNLLAVNAGIEAAKAGEHGRGFSVVATEVRNLAEQSKKATQQIRGILAEIQRATDSVVMATEEGTKRATDGRAAIDTVRKVVEFFVSVVEENADRARQIHGTTNQQASGIEQISSALRELTQAGRENLAGIESLESAATDLTAFASSAKEMVERYRIG, from the coding sequence TTGCGTTGGACCATCACCCGTCGAATCGGAGCCCTCATCCTCCTGATGCAGGCGCTCTTCCTGGGCGCCATCATCGTTCAGCTCATGGGTGCGGGCGCGATCCGTGAGGCGCTGACCACGAGCCGCGCCCACGCCACCCGCACCCGCGACGTGACCGTACGGATGGCCCTCCGGGCCAAGAACGCCGAGCTCTCGGCCATCCAGGTGCAGCAGTGGCTGACCGACATCTCCGCCACCCGGGGACAGGACGGCCTGGACGACGGCTTCGACCAGGCCGAGCGACACGCGGTCGCCCTCCGCGAGGCCCTCGAGGCCTTCCGCGCCCACTACCAGGAGGCCGGGGACGATGAGGGGGTCCGGCGGATCGAGGACACCAAGATCGCCTTCGAGAGCTACTACGACCAGGGCAAGAAGATGGCCCGCGCCTACATCGACGGCGGCTCCAGCGCCGGCAACGCCCTGATGAGTGACTTCGACGCGGTGGCCGTGACCTTCTCGCAGCGCTTCCATCCCCTGGTCGCGGAGCACGTCGCCGCGCTCGACCACAGCATGGGCGAGATCGATCAAACCTTCGGCACCATCGACGACACCATCGCCGAGGCCATCTCCACCATCCGCATCGCGCTCCTCCTCGCGATCGTGGTCGGCGTGGTGGTCCTGTTGGTGGTCCGCCAGATCGCCCGCCCCATCGTCACGATCGCGGAGGAGGCCCAGCGCATGGCCGAGGGCAACCTCGACGCCCTGCATATCGAGGCCACTTCCCGTAGCGACGAGGTGGGCGTCCTGCAGAACTCCTTCGTCTCGATGGCCACCAGCCTCCGCAGCGTGATCCACAGCCTGCGGGACAGCGTGGTGCAGGTCTCCTCGAGCTCCGCCCAGATCAGCTCGATCGCCAAGGAGTACTCGGCGACGGCGGCCGAGCAGGCCTCCTCCTTCGCCCAGGTCAGCACCACGGTCGAAGAACTCTCCCAGACCGGCAAGGCCGCCGCCGAGAACGCCCGCCGGGTGGTGGACGCCGCGGTGGAGGCCGCGGACAGCGCCCAGGGCGGCATCGAGGCCATCGGCAACGCCGTGGGCACCGTGGACACCATCGGGGCGCGGGTCGAGTCGATCGCGGAGAAGATCCTCGAGCTGCGGGAGCGCAACGCCCAGATCGGCGAGATCGGCGAGACGGTCAACGACCTGGCCGAGCAGTCGAACCTCCTGGCCGTGAACGCCGGCATCGAGGCCGCCAAGGCCGGGGAGCACGGGCGGGGCTTCTCGGTCGTGGCCACCGAGGTGCGCAACCTCGCCGAGCAGAGCAAGAAGGCCACCCAGCAGATCCGCGGCATCCTGGCCGAGATCCAGCGGGCGACCGACAGCGTGGTGATGGCCACCGAGGAGGGCACCAAGCGGGCCACCGACGGCCGGGCCGCCATCGACACGGTGCGCAAGGTGGTCGAGTTCTTCGTCTCCGTGGTCGAGGAGAACGCCGATCGCGCCCGGCAGATCCACGGCACGACCAACCAGCAGGCCTCGGGGATCGAGCAGATCTCGAGCGCCCTGCGGGAGCTCACCCAGGCGGGCCGCGAGAACCTCGCCGGCATCGAGTCCCTGGAGTCGGCCGCCACCGACCTGACCGCCTTCGCCTCCAGCGCGAAGGAGATGGTCGAGCGCTACCGCATCGGATGA
- a CDS encoding tetratricopeptide repeat protein has protein sequence MSNAFAALEARILAVHGLRPRRDWPQAIPRGLEALAGEESTSAGEVLRRLSDEPALLDRLMAYLTVGETHFYRHARHFDRLVNRLAERAGDDSPITLWSAGCASGEEPYSMAIALAARFGRGVLGRVRILANDLSNHSVERARRAEYGAWSFRGTPAWVLAHYFREGARGKLSLEPEIRKAVSLRHASIEAFAAEQAAGSLEVIFFRNVGIYLDPSALERIFRALHRALAPGGLLMIAPSDPRPPATLFTSLEDAGTIHARRQEVDARAEAPRGSTVSTVTSSRTPSRSRRPWESEIHRRPLPAAPAPSAPATPAPAPAKVEVGLDPLAEIERMGDAGEIDAALALLTRLIEADPTAAEALSIRGRMHVSRGAHDAAIADLRQALFIDPDHHLARYWYALALSSGGAPGRALGQLRDLQQRIATRDPEDALEDGLTTAGDLRSAITALEARFR, from the coding sequence ATGAGCAACGCCTTCGCGGCGCTCGAGGCCCGGATCCTCGCGGTCCATGGCCTGCGTCCGCGCCGGGACTGGCCCCAGGCCATCCCCCGGGGCCTCGAGGCCCTCGCCGGCGAGGAGTCCACCAGCGCCGGGGAGGTGCTGCGCAGACTGAGTGACGAGCCCGCGCTCCTCGACCGGCTGATGGCCTACCTCACGGTGGGCGAGACCCACTTCTATCGCCACGCCCGTCACTTCGACCGGCTGGTGAACCGGCTCGCCGAGCGGGCCGGGGACGACTCCCCGATCACCCTCTGGTCCGCGGGCTGCGCCTCCGGCGAGGAGCCCTACTCCATGGCCATCGCCCTGGCCGCCCGCTTCGGCCGCGGGGTGCTCGGCCGGGTGCGCATCCTGGCCAACGACCTCTCGAACCACTCGGTCGAGCGGGCCCGGAGGGCCGAGTACGGCGCCTGGTCCTTCCGGGGCACGCCGGCCTGGGTCCTGGCCCACTACTTCCGGGAGGGGGCCCGGGGAAAGCTCTCCCTGGAGCCCGAGATCCGCAAGGCCGTCTCCCTCCGCCACGCCAGCATCGAGGCCTTCGCCGCCGAGCAGGCCGCCGGCTCGCTGGAGGTGATCTTCTTCCGCAACGTGGGGATCTACCTGGATCCGAGCGCGTTGGAGCGGATCTTCCGGGCCCTGCACCGGGCGCTCGCGCCCGGGGGCCTGCTGATGATCGCCCCCTCGGATCCCCGCCCCCCGGCCACCCTCTTCACCTCCCTGGAGGACGCCGGGACGATCCACGCCCGGCGCCAGGAGGTGGATGCCCGCGCGGAGGCACCTCGCGGCTCGACGGTGAGCACGGTGACCTCAAGCCGGACCCCCTCCCGGAGCCGGAGGCCCTGGGAGAGCGAGATCCACCGGCGCCCCCTCCCTGCGGCGCCGGCCCCGAGCGCTCCGGCCACGCCCGCGCCCGCCCCGGCGAAGGTGGAGGTCGGCCTCGATCCCCTGGCCGAGATCGAGCGCATGGGCGACGCCGGCGAGATCGACGCCGCCCTGGCCCTGCTCACCCGCCTGATCGAGGCCGATCCCACCGCGGCCGAGGCCCTCTCCATCCGCGGCCGGATGCACGTCTCCCGGGGCGCCCACGACGCCGCCATCGCCGACCTGCGGCAGGCGCTCTTCATCGATCCGGACCACCACCTCGCCCGCTACTGGTACGCCCTGGCCCTCTCCAGCGGCGGCGCGCCGGGCCGGGCCCTGGGCCAGCTCCGTGACCTCCAGCAGCGCATCGCCACCCGGGATCCGGAGGACGCGCTCGAGGACGGCCTGACCACCGCCGGCGATCTGCGCTCGGCCATCACCGCGCTGGAGGCGCGCTTCCGATGA
- a CDS encoding response regulator yields the protein MTTPDPELLAVFREEVSDAIETLLSALDALEKAGSVEDALAQVRVVRRVVHNIKGAARAVSLDMIELLTHALEDGLGESLAAEQAPPAAMVALLHRAVPLIEAALDDPEARDRILALVQEIAELSSPPGERPATPGRKKRAKRKTRKTAPAEAEARTELEDEAALDARSTTIRVRPERLDRLMDYSGELLALQNRRRAQHRELDELEAHLGDTIATLPPGERGLFREVHHRLEALLRRNVQELQQWERVTLGFKESVSAMRMRPLADFVPRWRQVVDRAAAALDLPVRFTADVGQIEIDRQILDGLWDPLMHLLHNAVGHGLARAAQEGRGDAAGRVHLRARTVGNQVELDLCDDGMGIDLERVRERGVETGLLEAADAQAATEDELIELLFLPGFSTARDVTRVSGRGVGLDVVRSRVGELGGNVTLSTSSMLGGASFRLTIPASVVSIRGLLVNAAGTTYVLPHANVRRTLRISSDLVRSTSGGDALEEKGASPLRLRWLSALMQHPPGEDSGQLVIVEVQTGNRSLGLVVDEVAGEEELVTRPLPWNLVRIRGVAGMVVLGSGTLAAVVDVEGLLERASLDKGQALRAAQERRVRPRHRLLVVDDSLTSRTLERNILEAAGYEVEIAVNGSEGWQRLQELPVDLVVSDVEMPEMNGFELTRQIRAHPEFERLPVILVTSLDRPEDLAAGAAAGADEYVVKGRFDHEKLLEAVQRLLGAHA from the coding sequence ATGACGACGCCCGACCCAGAGCTCCTCGCGGTCTTCCGCGAAGAGGTGAGCGACGCCATCGAGACCCTCCTCTCCGCGCTCGACGCGCTGGAGAAGGCGGGCTCGGTGGAGGACGCGCTCGCGCAGGTCCGGGTGGTGCGGCGGGTCGTCCACAACATCAAGGGCGCCGCCCGGGCCGTCAGCCTGGACATGATCGAGCTGCTCACGCACGCCCTCGAGGACGGGCTGGGCGAGTCGCTCGCCGCGGAGCAGGCCCCGCCGGCCGCGATGGTGGCGCTCCTCCACCGCGCCGTCCCCCTCATCGAGGCGGCCCTGGACGACCCGGAGGCCCGGGATCGGATCCTGGCGCTGGTCCAGGAGATCGCCGAGCTCTCCTCCCCCCCGGGGGAGCGCCCGGCCACCCCCGGCCGGAAGAAGCGCGCGAAGCGCAAGACCCGGAAGACCGCACCGGCGGAGGCCGAGGCCCGGACCGAGCTGGAGGACGAGGCCGCCCTCGACGCGCGCAGCACGACCATCCGGGTGAGGCCCGAGCGCCTCGATCGCCTGATGGACTACTCCGGCGAGCTCCTCGCCCTGCAGAACCGGCGCCGGGCCCAGCACCGCGAGCTCGACGAGCTCGAGGCCCACCTCGGCGACACCATCGCGACCCTCCCGCCGGGCGAGCGGGGCCTCTTCCGCGAGGTCCACCACCGGCTCGAGGCGCTGCTTCGACGCAACGTCCAGGAGCTGCAGCAGTGGGAGCGGGTCACCCTGGGCTTCAAGGAGTCGGTGAGCGCGATGCGGATGCGGCCCCTGGCCGACTTCGTCCCGCGCTGGCGCCAGGTGGTGGACCGGGCGGCCGCGGCCCTCGACCTGCCGGTGCGCTTCACCGCCGACGTGGGCCAGATCGAGATCGATCGCCAGATCCTCGATGGCCTCTGGGATCCCCTCATGCACCTCCTCCACAACGCCGTGGGTCACGGCCTCGCCCGCGCCGCCCAGGAGGGCCGCGGCGACGCGGCCGGCCGGGTCCACCTGCGGGCCCGGACCGTCGGCAACCAGGTTGAGCTCGACCTCTGCGACGACGGGATGGGCATCGATCTCGAGCGGGTCCGCGAGCGGGGGGTGGAGACCGGGCTCCTCGAGGCCGCCGACGCGCAAGCCGCGACCGAAGACGAGCTGATCGAGCTGCTCTTCCTCCCCGGCTTCAGCACCGCCCGGGACGTGACCCGGGTGAGCGGCCGCGGCGTCGGGCTGGACGTGGTCCGCAGCCGGGTCGGCGAGCTCGGCGGCAACGTCACCCTCTCGACCTCCTCCATGCTGGGGGGGGCCAGCTTCCGGCTGACCATCCCGGCCAGCGTGGTCTCGATCCGGGGCCTGCTGGTGAACGCGGCGGGCACCACCTACGTCCTCCCGCACGCCAACGTGCGGCGCACCCTGCGCATCTCCTCCGATCTGGTCCGCTCGACCTCCGGGGGTGACGCCCTGGAGGAGAAGGGCGCCTCCCCCCTGCGCCTGCGCTGGCTCTCCGCCCTCATGCAGCACCCCCCCGGCGAGGACTCCGGCCAGCTGGTGATCGTCGAGGTCCAGACGGGCAACCGATCCCTGGGCCTGGTGGTCGACGAGGTCGCCGGAGAGGAGGAGCTGGTCACCCGCCCCTTGCCCTGGAACCTGGTCCGGATCAGGGGCGTGGCCGGGATGGTGGTGCTGGGCAGCGGCACCCTCGCCGCGGTGGTCGACGTCGAGGGCCTGCTCGAGCGCGCCTCCCTCGACAAGGGGCAGGCCCTGAGGGCCGCCCAGGAGCGGCGGGTGCGGCCGCGCCACCGGCTGCTGGTGGTGGACGACTCCCTGACCAGCCGCACCCTCGAGCGGAACATCCTGGAGGCGGCCGGCTACGAGGTGGAGATCGCCGTCAACGGCAGCGAGGGCTGGCAGCGGCTCCAGGAGCTCCCCGTGGACCTCGTCGTCTCGGACGTCGAGATGCCCGAGATGAACGGCTTCGAGCTCACCCGGCAGATCCGGGCCCACCCCGAGTTCGAGCGCCTCCCGGTGATCCTCGTGACCAGCCTGGATCGCCCGGAGGACCTCGCGGCGGGCGCCGCCGCCGGCGCGGACGAGTACGTGGTCAAGGGGCGCTTCGATCACGAGAAGCTCCTGGAGGCCGTGCAGCGGCTGCTCGGTGCCCATGCCTAG
- a CDS encoding NADH-quinone oxidoreductase subunit M produces the protein MNPLASWLLPLIVFTPLVGAALLLFLPKGEAGQHKIVALCTSAIVFAISLGLLAFFEPGVAGFQESMTVNAEWIPSLGIRFHMAIDGISLFLILLTTWLMPIVVLSTFTAVEGRTKEFYLAMLVLETAMLGAFVAVDMILFYVFWEVMLIPMYILIGVFGGPRRIYSAIKFFIYTMVGSLLMLLAILFLYFDTSSFDFQTLLDANLSLYEQRWLFWAFVLAFAVKVPLFPFHTWLPDAHVEAPTAGSVILAGVLLKMGSYGLMRFAFPLFPEAAAIYAPVIAFISVVGIVYGAFMAMAQSDVKKLIAYSSVSHMGFVILGLTVLTTSAGTGAVYQMLNHGVSSGALFLLVGIIYERRHTREMADFGGIAKVMPAYAAFFMLVALSSAGLPGTNGFVGEFLILLGSFTSAPAWGRWAAGIGGTGVIFGAVYLLWMYRRVFFGPLTNSKNEKLKDLTLREWVTLVPIAGMILFMGLYPKPFLDRITPSVEAYVGRVLSVATEGKTGGVATANAEVGKALGAGEGEVVLLGPGGRALGAGNELNRVLASARAWQGGGAAPVQAVPPPAAGRMVPAGTVVAPAAGTRVGSPRIVPRQNLDGRGVPERPRPAEPQDAARRLRLQKQQLDILRKRAQEMGLKAPTAQPVQKEETR, from the coding sequence GTGAACCCCCTCGCCTCCTGGCTCCTCCCCCTGATCGTCTTCACGCCGCTCGTCGGCGCCGCCCTCCTCCTCTTCCTGCCGAAGGGCGAGGCCGGGCAGCACAAGATCGTCGCCCTCTGCACCTCCGCCATCGTCTTCGCGATCTCGCTGGGCCTGCTCGCCTTCTTCGAGCCGGGCGTGGCGGGCTTCCAGGAGTCGATGACGGTGAACGCCGAGTGGATCCCCTCCCTGGGCATCCGCTTCCACATGGCCATCGACGGGATCAGCCTCTTCCTGATCCTGCTGACCACCTGGCTGATGCCCATCGTGGTCCTCTCGACCTTCACCGCGGTCGAGGGACGCACCAAGGAGTTCTACCTCGCCATGCTCGTCCTCGAGACGGCGATGCTCGGTGCGTTCGTGGCGGTGGACATGATCCTCTTCTACGTCTTCTGGGAGGTCATGCTCATCCCGATGTACATCCTCATCGGGGTCTTCGGTGGCCCGCGCCGCATCTACTCGGCCATCAAGTTCTTCATCTACACGATGGTCGGCTCGCTGCTGATGCTGCTGGCCATCCTCTTCCTCTACTTCGACACCAGCAGCTTCGACTTCCAGACTCTGCTGGACGCGAACCTCTCGCTCTACGAGCAGCGCTGGCTCTTCTGGGCCTTCGTGCTGGCCTTCGCGGTGAAGGTGCCTCTCTTCCCCTTCCACACCTGGCTCCCCGACGCCCACGTCGAGGCGCCGACCGCCGGCTCGGTGATCCTGGCCGGCGTGCTCCTGAAGATGGGCTCCTACGGCCTGATGCGCTTCGCCTTCCCCCTCTTCCCCGAGGCGGCGGCGATCTACGCGCCGGTCATCGCCTTCATCTCCGTGGTGGGCATCGTCTACGGCGCCTTCATGGCGATGGCGCAGAGCGACGTGAAGAAGCTCATCGCCTACAGCTCCGTGTCCCACATGGGCTTCGTCATCCTCGGCCTCACGGTGCTGACCACCTCGGCCGGGACCGGCGCGGTCTACCAGATGCTCAACCACGGCGTCTCCTCCGGCGCGCTCTTCCTCCTGGTCGGCATCATCTACGAGCGCCGGCACACCCGGGAGATGGCGGACTTCGGTGGCATCGCCAAGGTGATGCCCGCCTACGCCGCCTTCTTCATGCTGGTCGCCCTCTCGTCGGCCGGCCTGCCGGGCACCAACGGCTTTGTGGGTGAGTTCCTCATCCTGCTGGGCTCCTTCACCTCGGCGCCCGCCTGGGGCCGCTGGGCCGCGGGCATCGGCGGCACCGGCGTGATCTTCGGCGCGGTCTACCTCCTCTGGATGTACCGCCGGGTCTTCTTCGGGCCGCTGACCAACTCGAAGAACGAGAAGCTGAAGGACCTCACCCTGCGCGAGTGGGTCACCCTCGTGCCCATCGCCGGGATGATCCTCTTCATGGGCCTCTACCCGAAGCCCTTCCTCGACCGGATCACCCCCTCGGTCGAGGCCTACGTGGGCCGCGTGCTCTCGGTGGCCACCGAGGGCAAGACCGGCGGCGTCGCGACCGCCAACGCCGAGGTCGGCAAGGCCCTGGGTGCCGGGGAGGGCGAGGTCGTCCTCCTGGGGCCCGGGGGCCGTGCGCTGGGCGCCGGCAACGAGCTGAACCGCGTCCTCGCCTCGGCGCGCGCCTGGCAGGGCGGCGGCGCCGCTCCGGTGCAGGCCGTGCCGCCGCCGGCCGCCGGCCGGATGGTGCCCGCGGGCACCGTCGTCGCGCCGGCCGCCGGGACCCGGGTGGGCTCCCCGCGCATCGTGCCGCGACAGAACCTCGATGGCCGGGGCGTCCCCGAGCGCCCCCGCCCCGCCGAGCCGCAGGACGCCGCCCGGCGGCTGCGCCTCCAGAAGCAACAGCTCGACATACTCCGCAAGCGGGCCCAGGAGATGGGACTCAAGGCTCCCACCGCCCAGCCCGTGCAGAAGGAGGAGACGCGATGA
- a CDS encoding chemotaxis protein CheW — MSFDAKHLAVLRRRAERIARRTSEDDGRVISALVCSFRVGREVFAIDARALREVLPAQPLTHLPDLPPWISGVIQLRSEILSVIDLGVWLQVEGRDTPSHLVILEGSRGALALAVEEVLGLRPLYEDELIDVAEAEAGGRPAVTRMSQDLVSILDPRILLKREDLVLE; from the coding sequence ATGAGCTTCGACGCCAAGCACCTCGCGGTCCTTCGCCGCCGGGCCGAGCGGATCGCCCGCCGGACGAGCGAGGACGACGGCCGGGTCATCTCGGCCCTCGTCTGCTCCTTCCGGGTGGGGAGAGAGGTCTTCGCCATCGACGCCCGCGCTCTGCGCGAGGTCCTGCCCGCGCAGCCCCTCACCCACCTCCCCGACCTTCCCCCGTGGATCTCGGGGGTCATCCAGCTGCGCTCCGAGATCCTCTCGGTGATCGATCTCGGGGTCTGGCTGCAGGTCGAGGGGCGCGACACTCCTTCTCATCTCGTCATCCTCGAGGGGAGCCGGGGCGCCCTCGCCCTGGCCGTCGAGGAGGTCCTCGGGCTGCGGCCCCTCTACGAAGACGAGCTCATCGACGTGGCCGAGGCCGAGGCCGGCGGCCGCCCGGCGGTCACCCGGATGAGCCAGGACCTCGTCTCCATCCTCGATCCCCGAATCCTTCTGAAGAGAGAGGACCTCGTCCTCGAATGA
- a CDS encoding chemotaxis protein CheB has translation MPRSVLIVDDSPTARLALKRALEGSELQVVGAVATGGEALESVERLRPDIVTMDLFLGKDDGVEVTRSIMERCPTPILVVTSADTSDAELSFRIVGAGALDVFPKLPGAGHAEYERQRRQLIRRLQLLSEVPVVTRHRREERERRHRRAPPAAPVPREPRGLGERSEAPTLGLRVGPHPNARLIVIGASTGGPPELERLLSRLPAPYPLPIVLVQHISEGFAGPLADWLSTSTGHRVVVAERSLFPEPGLVILAPDDRHLVLTSSGRLQPTSEEVPGHNRPSIDHFFSSVAATQPGGTLGILLTGMGRDGARGLAALKRAGGITIVQDPDSALLSSMPRAALEEEPTALVAEPGRIADYLRDLEV, from the coding sequence ATGCCTAGGTCGGTCCTGATCGTCGACGACTCCCCCACGGCCCGCCTCGCCCTGAAGCGTGCCCTGGAGGGATCGGAGCTGCAGGTGGTCGGCGCGGTCGCCACCGGCGGGGAGGCCCTCGAGTCCGTCGAGCGTCTCCGGCCGGACATCGTCACGATGGACCTCTTCCTGGGGAAGGACGACGGGGTGGAGGTCACCCGGAGCATCATGGAGCGCTGCCCCACGCCGATCCTGGTGGTGACCAGCGCCGACACCAGTGACGCCGAGCTCTCCTTCCGGATCGTGGGCGCCGGAGCCCTGGACGTCTTCCCCAAGCTGCCGGGGGCGGGCCACGCCGAGTACGAGCGGCAGCGCCGGCAGCTGATCCGGCGCCTGCAGCTGCTCTCGGAGGTCCCGGTGGTCACCCGCCACCGGCGCGAGGAGCGGGAGCGGCGTCACCGCCGCGCCCCGCCCGCCGCGCCCGTCCCGCGTGAGCCGCGCGGCCTGGGCGAGCGCTCGGAGGCGCCGACCCTCGGCCTGCGGGTCGGCCCCCATCCCAACGCCCGCCTGATCGTCATCGGCGCCTCCACCGGAGGGCCGCCCGAGCTGGAGCGGCTGCTCTCCCGCCTACCCGCTCCCTATCCCCTGCCGATCGTCCTCGTTCAGCACATCTCCGAGGGCTTCGCGGGGCCCCTGGCCGACTGGCTCTCCACCAGCACCGGCCACCGGGTGGTGGTGGCCGAGCGGAGCCTCTTCCCCGAGCCGGGGCTGGTGATCCTGGCGCCGGACGACCGGCACCTGGTCCTCACCTCCTCGGGGCGGCTGCAGCCCACCAGCGAGGAGGTGCCGGGGCACAACCGCCCCTCGATCGATCACTTCTTCTCCTCGGTCGCCGCGACCCAACCCGGGGGCACCCTGGGCATCCTCCTCACCGGCATGGGCCGGGACGGCGCCCGGGGGCTGGCCGCGCTCAAGCGCGCCGGCGGGATCACGATCGTGCAGGATCCCGACTCGGCGCTGCTCTCCAGCATGCCCCGGGCCGCCCTGGAGGAGGAGCCCACCGCCCTGGTGGCCGAACCAGGGCGGATCGCGGACTACCTGCGCGACCTCGAGGTCTAG
- a CDS encoding NADH-quinone oxidoreductase subunit N — translation MTGSVLLATSVGLADVGAVLAPIVLVAGGVLLLLLETATHSESRAHLPWVTALVAVVAAASAFWGAGDTTTAFGGSLAVDAFSRFFTVVICGSLALSALGAQIYLQDRKLARGEFYGLATLSASGMVMLTMAADLLVLFVSLEVMSIAIYALVAFRRDQQRSVEAAFKYLVLGAFSSALFLYGVALLYVDTGHLDLAGIAAGARGEVSGLFLTGAGLAAVGFAFKIAAVPFHMWTPDVYEGAPTPTTAFMAAGVKAAAFAAFLRLLLVALPAPSISVGDGGWGQILYVLALLTVVLGNALALVQDNVKRMLAYSSIAHAGYALLAVVAAAWGGPALTSSVLFYLLVYAATSIGAFAVVGAVEKKRSEGQQATGHIDEVAGLASKHPALAFAMTVFMLSLAGVPPTGGFIAKLDIFRALFQTAAHSETMQRPLYILAVISILASVLGAYYYLRVVVYMYMKPAVEQAEEGAAPRRFGAAFGTGLVIATLAVLLLGLWPAKVSSFAQDSVRSTFKTGPHPVAVVQR, via the coding sequence ATGACCGGCTCCGTGCTTCTCGCCACCTCGGTCGGCCTCGCCGACGTCGGTGCCGTCCTGGCCCCCATCGTGCTCGTCGCCGGTGGGGTGCTCCTCCTCCTCCTCGAGACCGCCACGCACTCCGAGTCGCGGGCGCACCTGCCCTGGGTCACCGCGCTGGTGGCCGTCGTGGCGGCGGCGAGCGCCTTCTGGGGCGCCGGCGACACCACCACGGCCTTCGGCGGATCCCTCGCGGTCGACGCCTTCTCGCGCTTCTTCACCGTGGTGATCTGCGGCAGCCTGGCCCTCTCGGCCCTCGGCGCGCAGATCTACCTGCAGGATCGCAAGCTGGCCCGCGGTGAGTTCTATGGCCTCGCCACCCTCTCGGCCTCCGGGATGGTGATGCTGACCATGGCCGCCGACCTGCTGGTGCTCTTCGTCAGCCTGGAGGTGATGTCCATCGCCATCTACGCGCTGGTCGCCTTCCGCCGCGATCAGCAGCGAAGCGTCGAGGCCGCCTTCAAGTACCTGGTGCTGGGCGCCTTCTCCTCGGCCCTCTTCCTCTACGGCGTGGCCCTCCTCTACGTGGACACCGGTCACCTCGACCTGGCCGGCATCGCCGCCGGCGCCCGCGGAGAGGTCTCGGGCCTCTTCCTCACCGGCGCCGGACTCGCCGCGGTGGGCTTCGCCTTCAAGATCGCGGCGGTGCCCTTCCACATGTGGACGCCGGACGTCTACGAGGGCGCCCCGACCCCCACCACCGCCTTCATGGCGGCGGGCGTGAAGGCGGCGGCCTTCGCGGCCTTCCTGCGCCTGCTCCTGGTGGCCCTGCCCGCGCCCTCGATCTCCGTGGGCGACGGCGGCTGGGGACAGATCCTCTACGTGCTGGCCCTGCTCACCGTGGTCCTGGGCAACGCCCTGGCCCTGGTGCAGGACAACGTGAAGCGGATGCTGGCCTACTCCTCCATCGCCCACGCCGGCTACGCCCTCCTGGCCGTGGTCGCCGCGGCCTGGGGTGGCCCGGCCCTCACCTCCAGCGTGCTCTTCTACCTGCTGGTCTACGCGGCGACCTCCATCGGGGCCTTCGCGGTGGTCGGCGCGGTGGAGAAGAAGCGCAGCGAGGGGCAGCAGGCCACCGGCCACATCGACGAGGTCGCCGGGCTGGCGAGCAAGCACCCGGCCCTGGCCTTCGCGATGACCGTCTTCATGCTCTCCCTGGCGGGCGTGCCGCCCACCGGCGGCTTCATCGCCAAGCTCGACATCTTCCGGGCTCTCTTCCAGACCGCGGCGCACAGCGAGACCATGCAGCGGCCGCTCTACATCCTGGCGGTGATCAGCATCCTCGCGAGCGTGCTGGGCGCGTACTACTACCTGCGGGTGGTGGTCTACATGTACATGAAGCCCGCGGTGGAGCAGGCGGAGGAGGGCGCCGCCCCCCGCCGCTTCGGCGCCGCCTTCGGCACCGGTCTGGTGATCGCCACCCTGGCGGTGCTCCTCCTCGGCCTCTGGCCGGCCAAGGTCAGCTCCTTCGCCCAGGACTCGGTCCGCAGCACCTTCAAGACCGGCCCGCATCCGGTCGCGGTGGTCCAGCGCTAG